One Glycine max cultivar Williams 82 chromosome 4, Glycine_max_v4.0, whole genome shotgun sequence DNA segment encodes these proteins:
- the LOC100813260 gene encoding F-box/kelch-repeat protein At1g74510: MLEGPTFLVSRDILSSCEQETRWIYNSFCVMELASNKRRLELEEEAVLTKSCKLSDAPEKGETKKSIQDLSLSVNQANAQNHSSDQSDSSSLIFQLGRDISINCLLRCSRSDYGSVASLNQSFRSLIRTGELYRLRRQMSIIEHWVYFSCNLPEWEAFDPNTRRWMRLPRMPSNECFICSDKESLAVGTELLVFGKEIMSPVIYRYSILMNAWSSGMEMNIPRCLFGSASLGEIAILAGGCDPRGNILSSAELYNSETGTWELLPNMNKARKMCSGVFIDGKFYVIGGIGVGNSKQLTCGEEFDLQTRKWQKIPNMFPGRNGGTEATEVSSAAEAPPLVAVVNNVLYSADYAQQEVRRYDKDNNLWVTIGRLPDRIVSMNGWGLAFRACGNRLIVIGGPRALDGRVIEINACVPGEGVPEWNLLASRQSGSFVYNCAVMGC; this comes from the coding sequence ATGTTGGAGGGTCCAACCTTTCTTGTTTCGAGGGACATACTGAGCTCTTGTGAGCAAGAGACCAGGTGGATCTACAATTCCTTCTGTGTGATGGAGCTCGCGAGCAATAAGCGTCGACTGGAACTAGAGGAAGAAGCCGTGTTGACAAAGTCATGCAAGCTTTCAGATGCTCCGGAGAAAGGGGAAACAAAGAAGAGCATCCAAGATCTTTCCCTATCAGTCAACCAAGCAAATGCTCAAAACCATTCAAGTGATCAGTCTGACTCAAGTTCACTTATCTTCCAACTTGGTCGGGACATCTCAATTAATTGTCTCCTACGATGCTCAAGGTCTGACTATGGTTCGGTTGCCTCATTGAACCAAAGTTTTCGATCTCTCATCCGAACTGGAGAGCTTTATAGGCTGAGGCGACAGATGAGTATCATAGAGCATTGGGTTTACTTCTCTTGTAATCTCCCTGAATGGGAGGCATTTGATCCAAACACCCGTCGATGGATGCGCTTGCCTAGAATGCCCTCTAATGAATGCTTTATATGTTCAGATAAGGAGTCCTTGGCTGTTGGTACGGAGCTTCTTGTCTTTGGAAAGGAAATAATGTCTCCTGTCATATACAGATATAGCATTTTAATGAATGCATGGTCATCTGGTATGGAAATGAACATTCCTAGATGCTTGTTCGGTTCTGCCAGCCTTGGAGAAATTGCCATATTAGCTGGTGGTTGTGATCCTCGTGGAAACATCTTGAGCTCAGCTGAGCTTTATAACTCAGAAACTGGAACGTGGGAGCTTCTCCCAAACATGAATAAAGCAAGGAAAATGTGTTCTGGTGTATTTATAGATGGGAAATTTTATGTCATTGGCGGGATTGGAGTAGGTAATTCAAAGCAGCTAACATGTGGTGAGGAGTTTGATCTGCAGACAAGAAAATGGCAAAAAATACCTAACATGTTCCCTGGGCGAAATGGAGGAACTGAGGCGACTGAGGTATCATCTGCTGCTGAGGCACCTCCTTTGGTTGCAGTTGTAAATAATGTATTGTATTCTGCAGATTATGCCCAACAAGAGGTAAGGAGATATGATAAAGACAATAATTTGTGGGTCACTATTGGAAGATTACCTGACCGAATAGTCTCAATGAATGGCTGGGGGTTAGCCTTTCGTGCATGTGGAAATCGCCTAATTGTTATTGGTGGGCCAAGAGCTTTAGATGGAAGGGTAATTGAGATCAATGCTTGTGTCCCAGGTGAAGGTGTGCCAGAGTGGAACCTGCTTGCTAGCAGGCAATCAGGGAGCTTTGTGTATAACTGTGCAGTGATGGGATGCTGA
- the LOC102670234 gene encoding zinc finger MYM-type protein 1 — MRRFLVDRASIENVNVVQQEAELEPPPNVVNEFNPNEIVRDPGHRKQINEYAPDIQDQVRKAYILKGPMQPHLPSFPCTPFGSVSRAFSKSWYKNYTWLEYSEIKDAAYCFYCFLFKQPGRAEHFDFEVFTKSGYRDWKHASQGLKDHVGSHNSLHNSCVKHYDDYNNQRQSVTSKFAKATKESEELYKIRLTCSLDCSRYLIAQGMAFRGHDESSTSLNKGNFREMVDWVKSQNEQVRDAFDRGGKNCTMTCGYIQKELATCCAHEVTKVIMEELGDRQFSVLIDESRDISVKEQMAVMLRFLNDKGNVVERFIALHHVTDTSSKSLKDALYGILDKYTLSISRIRGQGYDGASNMRGEFNGLQRKILDENPYAFYVHCYAHRLQLVVVSVTSSCSSIHDFFESITLIVNTTSASCKRRDALTEAQHKDILNKLESGEISRGRGLHQSSSLTRPGDTRWGSHHTTLLRLDQMWSSVLKVLSMVDEDGRGPSQAAGLIEKMESFKFAFILRLMLKLFGITNELSNILQRKDLNIVNAMELVDVVKARLGTMRESGWNNFFADVQGFCVAKSILVPNMDDEIPVRGRSRAEGRTITNLHHYRAEIFYVAIDKICVEMDHRFSEGSNIILDCFSCLDPKNSFSKFDVDKLARLADIYHADFSDDDRGTIRDQLETYVLQVRRNASFSTCEDVQSLAMKMVQTEKHLVFPLVYKLIELALILPVSTASVERAFSVMKIIKSKLRNKINDVWFNDLMVCYTEREIFKSLDDIDIIRTFTAKKSRKGHLPPNFI; from the exons ATGAGGAGATTTTTGGTTGATAGAGCAAGTATTGAGAATGTGAATGTTGTACAACAAGAAGCCGAATTAGAACCGCCACCTAATGTGGTTAATGAGTTTAACCCAAATGAGATTGTGCGTGATCCAGGTCATAGGAAACAAATTAATGAGTATGCTCCGGATATTCAAGATCAAGTGAGGAAGGCATATATATTGAAGGGTCCAATGCAACCACATTTGCCAAGCTTTCCTTGTACTCCATTTGGAAGTGTTTCTAGAGCATTTAGTAAATCATGGTATAAGAATTACACATGGTTAGAATACAGTGAGATCAAGGATGCAGcttattgtttttattgctTTCTCTTTAAGCAACCCGGGAGGGCCGAACACTTTGATTTTGAAGTCTTCACTAAAAGCGGATATAGAGATTGGAAGCATGCATCTCAAGGCTTGAAAGATCATGTTGGTAGTCATAATAGTTTGCACAACTCATGTGTCAAGCACTACGATGATTATAATAATCAAAGACAAAGTGTGACAAGTAAGTTTGCTAAAGCAACCAAGGAATCAGAAGAATTGTATAAGATTCGTTTGACTTGTTCTTTAGATTGTTCAAGATATCTCATAGCACAAGGCATGGCTTTCCGTGGCCATGATGAATCCTCTACTTCGCTAAATAAGGGCAATTTTAGAGAGATGGTAGATTGGGTAAAATCTCAGAATGAACAAGTGAGGGATGCTTTTGACCGTGGTggaaaaaattgcacaatgacTTGCGGTTACATTCAAAAGGAGCTTGCAACGTGTTGTGCACATGAAGTTACCAAGGTGATTATGGAAGAGCTTGGTGATAGACAATTCTCCGTGCTTATTGACGAGTCACGTGATATATCCGTCAAAGAGCAAATGGCGGTGATGTTGAG gtttttgaatgacaaagggaaTGTTGTGGAACGATTTATTGCTCTACATCATGTCACAGATACTTCATCTAAGTCATTAAAGGATGCTCTTTATGGTATTCTTGATAAGTACACATTATCTATTTCAAGGATACGAGGGCAAGGATATGATGGAGCTTCAAATATGAGAGGTGAATTTAATggtttgcaaagaaaaattctaGATGAAAATCCTTATGCTTTCTATGTCCATTGTTATGCTCACCGTTTGCAATTGGTTGTTGTGTCTGTTACTAGTAGTTGCTCATCTATTCATGATTTCTTTGAGTCCATCACCTTGATTGTGAATACAACAAGTGCATCTTGTAAGAGGAGGGATGCTTTGACAGAGGCACAAcacaaagatattttaaataaacttgaGAGTGGTGAGATATCTAGAGGAAGGGGCTTACACCAATCATCTAGTCTCACTAGACCCGGGGATACTAGATGGGGTTCACATCATACTACATTGCTTCGTTTGGATCAAATGTGGTCCTCCGTGTTAAAGGTGCTTAGTATGGTTGATGAAGATGGACGTGGACCATCTCAAGCAGCAGGTTTGATAGAAAAAATGGAGAGCTTTaaatttgcttttattttgagGTTAATGTTAAAGTTGTTTGGTATCACAAACGAGCTTTCAAATATATTGCAAAGAAAAGATCTTAATATTGTGAATGCCATGGAATTAGTTGATGTTGTCAAAGCTCGGTTGGGCACAATGAGAGAGAGTGgctggaataatttttttgccgATGTCCAAGGATTTTGTGTTGCTAAAAGTATTCTGGTACCAAATATGGATGACGAAATACCAGTTCGGGGTCGTTCAAGAGCAGAAGGGAGGACTATCACTAATCTTCATCATTACCGTGCAGAGATTTTTTATGTTGCTATTGATAAAATATGTGTGGAGATGGATCACCGCTTTAGTGAAGGAAGTAACATTATACTTGATTGCTTCTCATGTCTTGACCCCAAGAACTCTTTCTCCAAGTTTGATGTTGATAAGCTTGCTCGTCTTGCTGATATTTATCATGCAGACTTTTCTGATGATGACCGAGGAACAATTAGGGATCAACTTGAAACTTATGTGCTTCAAGTGAGAAGAAATGCTTCTTTTTCCACTTGTGAAGATGTTCAAAGTTTGGCTATGAAGATGGTTCAAACTGAGAAACATTTGGTATTTCCATTGGTTTATAAACTTATTGAGCTAGCTTTGATATTGCCGGTGTCGACAGCATCCGTTGAAAGAGCTTTTTCAGTAATGAAGATTATCAAGTCTAAATTGCGCAATAAGATCAACGATGTGTGGTTCAATGACTTGATGGTGTGTTACACCGAGCGGGAGATATTCAAGTCACttgatgatattgatattattCGAACATTTACCGCAAAGAAGTCTCGGAAAGGACACTTGCctcctaattttatttaa